Within Vicia villosa cultivar HV-30 ecotype Madison, WI linkage group LG1, Vvil1.0, whole genome shotgun sequence, the genomic segment tagacgatcttctggagtagtctctgacccagacaaggcaaagacttttccaccaacctgatccttcttcggtttagtgcagtgcggactgatgtgaccctcttcgccgcaattgtagcaagtcacaatcttcatcctacaatctgaagcaatatgacccgccttaccacacttgaagcatttcttctctccacccttgcactcattccttctatgcccagtctctccacagttgtagcacctaacgggagcaccagaatctcccccactaggcctcttccaatctcCAGTTCTAGGATtccctctaccatatggcttacctctatccataggcttcttacctttcttgtcaaccaactcgcgagagtgagatgacttcagcttaaggttatcctcttcaaaaatcctactacagtccaccaaatcgacaaatcgccgaattctctAGTACCTGatcccctgcttgatctcatcacgaagaccattctcaaacttgatgcactttgagaattcactcgcctcgtcattgttgtagtgaacgtagtacttcgccaactcgacaaatttcgaagcatactctggtacagtcatattaccctgagtcagctccaaaaattcaatctctttcccgcctcgaacatcttcaggaaaatacctcctcagaaactccctcttgaacacagcccaggagatagctacaccatcagcatccaattcagccctggtagcaatccaccagtcatcagcttcttcggacaacatatgtgtaccatacctcactttcaggttctcagcacaatcgatgactctgaaaatcctctcgatctccttaagccatttctgagcaccttcaggatcatgtgtgcccttgaacaacggaggattgttccgctggaaactgttcagctgcctgtcagcaccaataccgactccattgacattccctcccagtaccccagcaatcatgcccaaagcctcagcaattgcatcgtcgtttcttcctcctcttccagccattgttctgctaaatattaaacaatattcattagaacaagaagtatcgatagtgtcaaccttacactattcaCATACGAGGGATTagctgacactaagactctgactcaaacgaccgactatgctctgataccactattgtaacacccttataAACCCCGCGGtgaatttaataattaatcagagtaaaacatatgcacaagggtgccacaattatttaaaataaataaatcaactaaggtcaaagtcatgcttcattaggaaacggttcaccaaaacataatcatgtttatcacagcggaatactaaacatcatcaaatacaaccaaatggaatcaTATTTCAGCATCAAATAAAATGGATAAGTTCATAAAAACTTCtacaactatcgttccccagtgttacagatcagagcatgaccgacacgacccaacataaacggataaactctatgagtcatcctcaccaagcactaatgccgctactcctcaatctgaaaatgacaacatgtaagggtgagtctcattctcaattagtaaatattatgcaattcataagcaacaatcatcataatataccgttcacccaattatacatattcagattcacatccattattaattcacacaataatagattacaacacatacttCAGAagtccatacaatcatattatgacaaaatgcatatgacacaactgacactatgcatgtggtaccaataaaccgtggaatcaatccacctaaccgatctacgcctcatcgagatacggcccaccgacacaatttccacacaatgggaaatatgtccaccaacgatccaaacctcaccgggatccaacatcaatgcacatgaatgaatgaaacacatataacatacttaaaacacactaaatcacgatgagcaactcatctcaacaccacatcaccgaataagtatgtacatgttttcaacatcattcaaatagtcatgcatccatcacaatcataataacaaatcacaccaattcatcatcacatcaaacacattgtcacacctatctcatatgcacacaatgttcaattctcatcaagtaattaaatctagtttttaaggaaataaagtcggataataccaatattcatcatCCATCTTATAAAAcacttaattacttgcacaacgcccaaaacggcactaagaaatgattcacggatcaaaagatacgttattttgaagtttggaaaattttACACACAGCAAgattcgctcagcggagcaaggcagaagcgaaacccttccaacccccgctcagcggacctcaagcaacatcaaacagaagcgaactacgttgggacctccgctcagcggaccccccaccgctcagcggacctgcgatttcagcaaaccccaagtctgcgacagaccctgcgatttcactccccttccacccaaaaacaattccagacatcacatacaggcatacgaTCATCATATATCCAATTACACaccacaaaaacatcatttaacgcattattaaccaaatagttcacacaatcatcatcaaatcaatccaaattagaacaccctaacctaacaatcccaatgtctaattgaatcaaaccatacatcaatctacctatcacctaagatcacataagagatactaaaaggaagagtccccccttaccttgatgaatctcttgagtgctctccttccggtttcacgttcttgcctctttctcttctcttcttttcacgtgttcttccttttctccccaaatgattcctttctttcttattttatgaaaataaaataaaataaaatatcacaacttagtaaaaggcctaactagttagcacccccccttttactatcaccacaccataagcccaatatctcatattccatcattttccaattaaaatactaaattccaattatttaatttaaatcttaattaaattaataaactgaaatcatGGGGTGTTACAGCCTctgccgccgcgtccaggtggtgctcaaaatagcagctcagtgtggtgaaccggacatgaggcccagatgtcgtgacgcactcaaagtgagcaacctcgtgctccatgcctaaatagagcgtcatccactcaatggcctcgatcctctggatccgggagtggtgcaacagcggccccctaatcggcaggtggagaagacactgcacgtcatgcaaggtgatcgtcatctccccaaccggcaagtggaaagaggacgtctccttgtgccagcgctccacaaatgccctctgcatgccggtgctgatggtggtgtaccccgtcatgcagagcccgctaagccctaaacctcgcacatggtcgttaaaccactcagctgctggtttaaacagactgaaaatcttccgggcgtggttcaccattttcaacggctctctctcctgttacaaaaaaaacaaataagcgacatatattaaataagcgacaaataaacggttaaattataaaaaatggtgacaaataaacggttaaattataaaaaatacctctccctccagatacgccgagcgacgtgatcgtggtagtgaatcagcacggaagtgtcaaagggccctcccggatagctgtcctcctgctcatcctcctccccggctggagggtcaacatccggtaccccctccggctcgtggtagggcactgctgccacctcctcctcctcctcccctcgctggcgggaagaagatacccgagccagccgactccaagatcctgaagcagatgtaccctctccctcgcccacgggaactcgcacacgtcgtccccggccctgcccccgtccctgtgtcgacgccagctgcgccgccgcccgctcgcgtctagctgacgcagtctgggtctccctaccctgtctgatgcgtgctggttggttgcctgacatgttcctgtaaacaattgaaatcaattaatatgccacacaaaagaaaaaactaaaaaaattgaacttctgatacaattcggaagttcatttccgaaactgggaatggaggtgttttcggaaatgaacttccgaaacacccctgcgaggaagttttctgcaacttccatggcagacccctaaatcaaacatcaaacctatgtctacgcattctaaacatcctaaatatcagtataaacctaacctaatacattttttgttatttgtaaacaccctaatatacattttaatcatagatcttaaaatcaaaatgcttaccgattgaatagattggaggacttttgaatgtaatagagcaagtagatggagcctttaaggtagcttggaactggtttgcacaaaaatctcttggggttgagtttggaagaagattagggtaaatgattagggggagggggctgttttgcttaatctgcaaaacgcgcagtatttcggaaatgaacttctgaaatgctgttttcggaaatgaacttccgaaataagacaattttttcaaaaaaaaaggcgctttcgaagatgcatctctgaaaacacctttttcttgcatttcagaaatgcatttccgaagttaggggtagtttgggtttttcaccagaggtgaccaagaagacatggggataaagaaattttctaattcaaAGGGTATTATACTATATGACTAACCACGTATTAAGAATGATATAGGTGTAAATCTTATGTTTAGTATCGTTAGATGTAAATCTTTTGGGTAGTGGTGTAAAAGTCATCTAAGTATTCTTATTATATGtccatgtatttttattttatgtttatcataattgtttttttttttttttgacagcatGTTTATCATAATTGTTAAAACTAAAtgtgttatttaatatataattcagagtttaattttttttaaaataacatggtgagtaataaattttattagtattagttaaaaatgattaaaaataatcaCACTTAATTAGAATTGTTTCCACCATTTGACAGCGAATATGGTCGGTAAGACGACAAATCccgcattttatttatttttcttaaatttaccCATTTCAGTTCTAATGAGAGCATTGTTTAGATATTTTTTCCTTCACGTGGATTCATTGTGGCAAAATCTCATAAACGTAATTTGAATGATGTCAAATATTCTCCATCCGTCATGTCACACAAGTTCATTGAGGAAGTTACAAAGCCATTAGAAAGATTTTTGGTCAGCTTAAATCAACTCACAGACATGCCAGGACGACTCatgattttaatttataataaaacaaTTATGTATTAAATGCAAAGAATACCAAACAgttatatcattttatatttatgggCTAGTTGAATGACtgattttatcaaacactttaattaatttatcagctTGCAGTCATCAATCATGAGTTATTAGTTATAAACTATCAATCATCTTTATCAGTTCTAAACTACCAACTAGTTTAGCAATCAACCACTTTAATAGTTATTAtggattaaaaaaaaatcaactgaAATCCTTTAAGAGAACTTTGTATACAAATGTGTTATTACATGGACGGGAGAGTATTTAATAGTGCCACTAAAAGAATTTGAGTATCCTTCCCTCATACCATTCCAAAACTCAAGTCTAGCTAGCTCCTCTCTCTTAAGTCTCTTATCCCACAATACAACTAAAATGGAGAACACAAAATCCTCAGATCAAGTTGTTCTCTTCCTTGaccaacaacaaaaccctaaaccTTCCACAATGGACACTGAaactcaccacaacaacaacaacaccgaaCCTCATCAAGACAAACCCAAACACCCCTCAAGAGTCAAAACTCTTACCCGTCTAACCTTCTCCAAACCCAAATCCAGAATCTTTGAATACAACCATACACCTCGCAACAAACTACCTacctttgaagaagaagaaaacactcAACTACCTTCCTACAAAGTCTCTTCCGACGAAGAAGACGACTACGAATGGAAGGAACAAGAATCAGACGACGAAGACGACGACAACGAAGAAGATCCAAAgttaaacaaaaagaaaaagtttagaGTGAAGTGGAGGCTAGTTTTTGAATGGATACTATTTATAAACATATTAACATGCTTGGTTTGTTCTCtcgtaataaaaaaaataaaaaacatgcaTTTATTAGGGTTAGAAGTTTGGAGATGGTGTTTAATGGCAATGGTAACATTTAGTGGCCGTTTATTTTCAAGTTGGTTAGTTAGTTTCACCGTTCTCATCATAGAAAGAAACTTCATGCTAAGAGAAAAAGTTCTATACTTCATCTACGGTTTAAGAAACAGCATTCGTAATTGTCTATGGCTAGGTCTTGTTTTATTGTCCTATTGGAGTGTAGTTTTCGATGATGTCCAAAAGAAAAACCATAAGTTCCTCAACAAGATGTTCCAAGCACTTGTTGCTGTTCTAGTAGGTGCAACAATATGGTTAGTGAAAATTGTTTTGGTGAAAATGCTAGCTTCATCATTTCATGTGACAACATATTTTGATAGGATGAAGGAGAGTGTTTTTCATCATTATGTGTTGGACGCGTTGTCGGGTCCGGCGATGGAGTACGGGGAGGAGATATCGAAAGAGCATCATTTGACGGGGTCGAAGACGATGCCGGTGGGGGCGGGGaggtggaagaagatgaagagatttggGTCGAGGAGGATTGACATGGAGAAGCTGAGGAAACTTAGTATGGAGAGTAGTGGGTCGGTTTGGAGTGTTAAGAGGCTTGTTAACTATGTTAGGTCTTCTGGGTTGTCGACTATTTCTAGGACTGTTGATGATTTTGGGAATAAAGAGAGTGAGATTAGTAGTGAATGGGAAGCTAGAAGTTGTGCTCAGAAGATTTTTAACAATGTTGCTAAACCTGGTGCCAAGTAAGTTTTTGCTATTAACTTTGATACAA encodes:
- the LOC131609331 gene encoding mechanosensitive ion channel protein 10-like — protein: MENTKSSDQVVLFLDQQQNPKPSTMDTETHHNNNNTEPHQDKPKHPSRVKTLTRLTFSKPKSRIFEYNHTPRNKLPTFEEEENTQLPSYKVSSDEEDDYEWKEQESDDEDDDNEEDPKLNKKKKFRVKWRLVFEWILFINILTCLVCSLVIKKIKNMHLLGLEVWRWCLMAMVTFSGRLFSSWLVSFTVLIIERNFMLREKVLYFIYGLRNSIRNCLWLGLVLLSYWSVVFDDVQKKNHKFLNKMFQALVAVLVGATIWLVKIVLVKMLASSFHVTTYFDRMKESVFHHYVLDALSGPAMEYGEEISKEHHLTGSKTMPVGAGRWKKMKRFGSRRIDMEKLRKLSMESSGSVWSVKRLVNYVRSSGLSTISRTVDDFGNKESEISSEWEARSCAQKIFNNVAKPGAKYIEEVDLMRYLKRVEIHTIFPLFEGALETGKISRSSFRNWVIRAYYERKALAQSLNDTKTAVQQLHKLASAAVCVIIIIVTLLVMEVATIKIILFCITQTVLIGVAFQGTCKTVLEAIIFVFIMHPFDIGDRCVIDGIQMIVEEMNILTTVFLRYDNEKIYYPNAVLLTKPISNFYRSPEMRDSIDFTIDVTTPIETIIALKKSIQMYIESKPKYWNPKHTVMAKQIDQVDKLKLCLSVQHTINHQNYGERSIRISELLMEMKKMFEIHRIKYHLLPQEIHLTQMNIGDGRALFHS